The following are from one region of the Paraglaciecola sp. L1A13 genome:
- the cydB gene encoding cytochrome d ubiquinol oxidase subunit II encodes MIFDYETLKLLWWLIIGILLIGFAITDGMDMGVAMLLRLVGKTDSERRTVINTIGAHWDGNQVWFITAGGALFAAWPMVYAAAFSGFYFAMLLVLFALFFRPLAFDYRSKIETDRWRNNWDWALFCGSAIPALVFGVAFGNLFLGVPFNIDNLLRASYQGSFFGLLNPFGLLAGLISITMLMGHAGMWLQLRTDSDVAKRSGQYGRYALIVFMLLFASAGVWVANMDGYQIVSMPDTQSYANPIGKMVTTAPGAWLDNYTAMPLTIIFPALGFAMATLALLFSKMGRPGLGLVSSSVMLVGVIMTAGVSLFPFVMPSSNNPNVSLTMWDAVSSHMTLNVMFVAVAIFIPLILFYTTWCYVKMWRKVTVKEIENNTHGSY; translated from the coding sequence ATGATCTTTGATTACGAAACCCTCAAACTGTTGTGGTGGCTGATTATAGGCATATTGCTGATTGGCTTCGCTATTACCGATGGTATGGATATGGGTGTAGCGATGCTACTGCGCTTAGTCGGTAAAACCGACAGTGAACGTAGAACAGTCATTAACACCATTGGCGCCCACTGGGACGGTAACCAAGTGTGGTTTATTACCGCAGGTGGAGCCTTATTTGCCGCTTGGCCAATGGTGTATGCGGCAGCGTTTTCAGGTTTTTACTTCGCCATGTTGTTGGTCTTGTTCGCGCTGTTTTTTCGCCCGCTAGCCTTCGATTATCGCAGCAAAATAGAGACTGATCGCTGGCGTAATAATTGGGATTGGGCGCTATTTTGTGGCAGTGCGATCCCGGCATTAGTATTCGGTGTCGCGTTTGGTAATTTATTTTTAGGTGTGCCTTTTAACATCGATAATTTGTTACGCGCCAGTTATCAAGGGTCATTTTTTGGCTTACTCAATCCGTTTGGATTATTAGCCGGTCTCATTAGTATCACGATGTTGATGGGACATGCAGGTATGTGGTTGCAACTGCGCACCGATAGTGACGTCGCAAAACGTTCTGGGCAATATGGTCGTTATGCACTAATCGTGTTCATGTTGCTGTTTGCATCAGCGGGTGTTTGGGTTGCTAATATGGATGGATATCAAATCGTTAGTATGCCGGATACACAAAGCTATGCTAATCCTATTGGTAAAATGGTGACCACTGCGCCGGGTGCTTGGTTAGATAACTACACTGCGATGCCATTGACCATTATTTTCCCTGCTTTAGGCTTTGCTATGGCAACACTTGCGCTGCTGTTTTCGAAAATGGGTAGACCAGGTTTAGGCTTGGTATCGTCAAGTGTCATGTTGGTGGGTGTTATTATGACGGCGGGCGTGTCTTTGTTCCCATTCGTTATGCCCTCTAGCAATAACCCTAACGTGAGCTTAACCATGTGGGATGCAGTTTCCAGTCATATGACATTGAATGTGATGTTTGTTGCAGTGGCAATATTTATTCCTTTGATTTTGTTTTACACCACTTGGTGCTACGTCAAAATGTGGCGCAAAGTTACAGTCAAAGAAATCGAAAATAACACTCACGGTAGCTATTAA
- the cydD gene encoding thiol reductant ABC exporter subunit CydD: protein MTTKPRPDRAQQMLLRGFLKRESAPAAGLLKFSIALGTVNALLMIASAYLLAQVIHLVMFEDANIREVSHFLWFLGIIVITRGVFLALSQRFSARAARNIKSAMRANLLQKLTQLGPHFTDKKGHGALLNTVHDGVEALHDYYANYLPSVAYSALVPLAILVVIFPTDWQAGLIFLFTAPLIPFFMILVGSKAEQLNQARWQQLAMLGNYFFDRVRGLTQLKLFDATKRELQQIARISDDFRHATLSVLKVAFLSSFALEFLATISVALVAVLIGFRLFFGTLDFATGFVVLLLAPEFYLPLRKLGNHYHARLEGISAAGDMLDILHSPTDERVNATDPDDEKFLQEEEKTAALSTRFVQNSRLINGVSVSGLSFTYPDSQEGITDIVLSLPSTGLIAFVGASGAGKSTLFDCLLGFYPQVISRIKLNDQPLCKQDIPVWQQHIAWIPQQPTLFYASIKDNITLAKPNATEAQIHQAAKQAGALEFIQSLANGFDTVLGEQGEGLSGGQKQRIALARAFIKQAAILVLDEPTAHLDSATEHSVQSAINEYAKQHLVLVIAHRLGTLQQADKVVVLEAGKIVQQGSYQDISQQPGPFTLLLNSGGDMGKTNAETNGDEKTVSQKVHSHD from the coding sequence GTGACAACTAAACCCCGTCCAGACCGCGCACAACAAATGTTGTTGCGCGGTTTTTTAAAACGGGAATCCGCTCCCGCAGCGGGTCTACTTAAATTCAGTATCGCCCTTGGTACCGTTAATGCCTTATTGATGATTGCGAGTGCCTATCTTTTGGCACAAGTTATTCATCTTGTGATGTTTGAAGACGCGAATATCCGCGAAGTGAGCCATTTTCTGTGGTTTTTAGGGATAATTGTTATCACCAGAGGCGTGTTTTTAGCCCTCAGTCAACGCTTTAGTGCTCGTGCTGCACGCAATATTAAATCTGCTATGCGCGCCAACTTACTACAAAAACTCACTCAGCTTGGACCCCATTTCACCGATAAAAAAGGACACGGGGCACTGCTCAATACTGTGCACGACGGGGTAGAAGCCTTGCACGACTATTATGCCAATTATCTGCCCAGCGTGGCCTATAGTGCGCTAGTACCACTGGCTATTTTGGTAGTGATATTCCCCACAGATTGGCAAGCGGGTCTAATTTTTCTATTTACCGCGCCGCTGATCCCATTTTTTATGATTTTGGTTGGCTCGAAAGCGGAGCAGCTCAATCAAGCCAGATGGCAACAATTAGCCATGTTGGGCAACTATTTTTTTGATCGGGTTCGTGGCTTAACGCAGTTAAAGTTATTCGATGCCACTAAGCGCGAATTGCAACAAATTGCCCGTATTTCTGATGATTTCCGCCACGCGACATTAAGCGTATTGAAAGTCGCATTTCTCTCGTCTTTTGCCTTGGAATTTTTAGCAACGATCAGTGTTGCTCTTGTGGCTGTGTTGATTGGTTTTAGATTGTTTTTTGGCACATTGGACTTTGCAACCGGCTTTGTGGTGTTGCTGTTAGCCCCGGAGTTCTATTTACCGTTGCGTAAGTTAGGCAACCATTATCACGCTCGCCTAGAAGGAATAAGTGCCGCTGGGGATATGTTAGACATATTGCACAGTCCAACCGATGAGAGAGTCAACGCTACTGATCCTGACGACGAAAAATTCCTGCAAGAAGAGGAAAAAACCGCGGCGCTTAGCACAAGGTTTGTTCAAAATAGTCGTTTAATTAATGGTGTTTCTGTCTCAGGGCTGAGTTTTACTTACCCTGATAGTCAAGAGGGCATTACCGACATAGTGTTGAGCTTACCCTCAACGGGATTGATCGCGTTTGTTGGTGCCAGTGGTGCAGGAAAAAGTACTTTATTTGATTGCTTATTGGGCTTTTATCCACAGGTAATATCGCGCATTAAGCTGAACGATCAACCGCTTTGTAAGCAAGATATACCTGTTTGGCAACAGCACATCGCGTGGATACCCCAGCAACCTACCTTGTTTTACGCCAGTATAAAAGACAATATCACCCTAGCAAAACCTAACGCCACAGAAGCGCAAATTCACCAGGCTGCTAAGCAAGCGGGTGCCCTTGAGTTCATACAATCCCTAGCGAATGGCTTCGATACCGTATTGGGCGAGCAAGGTGAAGGGTTATCAGGTGGACAAAAGCAACGCATCGCCCTCGCCAGAGCTTTTATTAAACAAGCTGCTATCTTAGTATTGGACGAACCGACGGCTCACCTTGATAGCGCAACTGAACACAGTGTGCAATCGGCTATAAACGAATACGCCAAGCAGCATTTAGTGCTGGTTATTGCTCATCGCCTGGGAACATTACAACAAGCAGATAAGGTTGTAGTGCTTGAAGCCGGAAAGATAGTACAACAAGGCAGTTACCAAGATATCAGCCAGCAGCCAGGTCCTTTTACGTTATTGCTCAATAGCGGTGGCGATATGGGTAAAACGAACGCAGAAACTAACGGGGACGAAAAGACGGTTTCACAAAAGGTGCATAGTCATGACTAA
- the cydX gene encoding cytochrome bd-I oxidase subunit CydX, translating to MWYFAWILGVLLACTLGVINVMWYEFHQNKDSVADDQKELYDKLSKERDN from the coding sequence ATGTGGTATTTTGCTTGGATCTTAGGCGTATTGTTAGCCTGTACACTTGGCGTGATTAACGTGATGTGGTACGAATTTCATCAAAATAAAGACAGCGTAGCGGACGATCAGAAAGAGTTGTATGACAAGCTCAGCAAAGAACGTGACAACTAA
- a CDS encoding amino acid ABC transporter ATP-binding/permease protein, with product MTNFMRLLKLCRPHYKSMLLGVFLTVLTVLANVGLLAISGWFLASMAAAGIAGVQMNYFTPAGIIRFLAIVRSVSRYGERLVTHNATFLLLSEIRVNVFATLSKLNNKDLAMNRSADLFNRMQNDVDALDKFYLNVLLPMLVALVCVPIVIAIIADFNVAVAMICLCGILLVGVGLPILLSQKLRRTASQQTQRSAELREALSDMLTGQRELAIYQATANQLAKCNHIQKNYNELLDKRHKALADSDGLSLIVVQLSMVASVILLVPLVHSGQLLNVHLAMLSLFVLASFETVLTLPNAFIQMPVALSAAGRIFALHDKLDQSQVEELAKNAKEPDGVQFSVAENFTELDLPEQAIGLTLQGVSYQYANDALTHSQTANSHSTNSSVSNGIANDSASNRYALENVSFMIKSKQKVALVGPSGSGKSTLVNLLSGLWPEQQGHIIFNSEKGLNNTQKNQCVAKELSFEKRTKLMGILAQQHHIFDGTIADNLHYAEPNASVEQMQKACDQAQLGDWLQELPNGLNTRLGSAGRRVSQGQSRRLAIAQMLLRHPAILVLDEPTEGLDNQSKHAVMRAIIQAMGRSTVLCITHDPALLTNMDKVIWLENGHVRGEGTHQALLLAHEEYVALTTRF from the coding sequence ATGACTAACTTTATGCGCTTATTAAAATTGTGCCGGCCGCATTATAAATCTATGTTGCTCGGTGTGTTTCTAACGGTATTAACAGTTCTTGCTAATGTTGGCTTACTGGCGATTTCAGGTTGGTTTTTAGCATCCATGGCCGCAGCCGGTATCGCAGGCGTACAAATGAATTATTTTACCCCAGCCGGTATTATTCGCTTTTTAGCCATAGTGCGCAGTGTCTCGCGCTACGGAGAGCGCTTAGTTACCCATAACGCCACTTTTTTATTATTAAGTGAAATTCGCGTTAATGTATTTGCCACCTTAAGCAAACTTAATAACAAAGACTTAGCCATGAATCGCAGTGCTGATTTATTCAATCGCATGCAAAATGATGTAGACGCGCTGGACAAGTTTTATCTCAATGTTCTGTTACCTATGCTTGTGGCATTGGTCTGTGTGCCCATCGTTATTGCGATTATTGCAGACTTCAACGTTGCGGTTGCGATGATCTGTTTGTGTGGCATTTTGCTGGTGGGAGTCGGGTTACCTATACTGTTAAGCCAAAAGCTAAGACGTACCGCTTCACAGCAAACTCAGCGCTCAGCCGAGTTACGAGAAGCCCTGTCCGATATGTTAACAGGTCAGCGCGAGTTGGCCATCTATCAGGCAACTGCCAACCAACTAGCGAAATGCAACCATATACAGAAAAACTATAATGAACTGTTAGATAAACGCCATAAAGCGTTGGCCGATAGTGATGGTTTAAGTTTGATTGTGGTGCAGTTGTCAATGGTTGCTAGTGTTATTCTACTGGTGCCTTTAGTTCATTCTGGCCAATTGCTAAATGTGCACTTGGCCATGCTAAGCCTATTCGTGCTGGCCAGTTTTGAAACCGTACTAACCTTACCGAATGCCTTTATTCAAATGCCCGTAGCATTAAGTGCGGCGGGGCGCATTTTTGCGCTACATGACAAATTGGATCAAAGCCAGGTGGAAGAGCTAGCTAAAAATGCCAAGGAACCTGATGGCGTGCAATTCTCCGTAGCAGAAAATTTTACTGAATTAGATTTACCAGAACAAGCTATCGGGCTCACTTTGCAAGGGGTGAGCTATCAATACGCCAATGATGCACTGACGCACAGTCAAACAGCGAATTCACACAGCACCAATAGTTCAGTTAGTAATGGCATTGCTAATGATTCAGCAAGTAACCGTTATGCCCTTGAAAATGTCAGTTTTATGATTAAAAGTAAGCAAAAAGTTGCCTTAGTTGGGCCAAGTGGTAGTGGTAAATCAACATTGGTGAATTTACTCAGCGGACTATGGCCTGAGCAACAAGGCCATATTATTTTCAATAGTGAAAAAGGCCTAAATAACACTCAGAAAAATCAATGTGTGGCAAAAGAACTCAGCTTTGAGAAGCGTACCAAGTTGATGGGGATTTTAGCCCAGCAGCATCATATTTTTGATGGCACCATTGCTGATAATTTGCATTACGCAGAGCCAAATGCAAGTGTTGAACAAATGCAAAAAGCCTGCGATCAAGCTCAGTTAGGTGATTGGTTACAAGAATTACCGAATGGCTTAAATACTCGCTTGGGTAGCGCAGGTAGACGTGTGTCGCAAGGTCAGTCACGCCGTTTAGCCATAGCGCAAATGTTATTACGTCACCCTGCTATTTTGGTGTTGGATGAGCCCACCGAAGGACTAGACAATCAGTCTAAACACGCCGTTATGCGGGCAATTATCCAAGCTATGGGTCGCAGCACTGTATTGTGTATTACCCACGATCCCGCGTTATTAACAAACATGGATAAAGTGATTTGGCTGGAAAACGGCCATGTAAGAGGTGAGGGTACCCACCAAGCATTATTGTTAGCCCACGAGGAATATGTAGCACTAACCACACGGTTTTAG
- a CDS encoding response regulator: MTKNFTFGLQAKTALLLGGLIAIALIFISYTSSWQSRKLAETTVLKLEQSKSRVLKRSIEVAVENQKQNLLSLRDVPPNHAILRALANNGVDPVSGDTLEEWRQRLTVILLASVTNHSEFQQIRFINVKGDELVRVQRSADGKISVVPENELQNKSDSLYIKETIKLKAGETYYSDVNLNREHGAIQVPHLSVLRIATPIYDAQGVVSAVMVLNLSTEQLFQEIISQTNGVQRAIVDDKGFFIKAADNVRTFGFDLGIDDKLSIEEPFMAETILSQDSFIRYDKNDKELEGFEKIFFVPQDHNRYWVLTFHIPENLVFSDISTSLRQTLIVSLLVGVLAIGLIVWFVSRKILTPIVTMAQVCERFKAGDLTVRLDTDSVSDEMLTLYQTINTFVENQQQATILLNDEVNAQTKRLSAVIDNIVDGIITINEHGNIESFNPAASRIFGYDEQDVIGQNVKILMPEPYHSEHDDYLSHHIKTGEKKLIGRERVVIGQRKDGSTFPMELGVSELTINNAKHFVGITRDVTERHQAKEELNKAILIAEQASLAKSEFLANMSHEIRTPMNGVLGMTNLLLDTELNAEQYNFAKIVKNSAQSLMTIINDILDFSKVEAGMLQMEAIEFDMGSLMNEFGRSIAVRAHEKGLELICPANPLLHKWYNADPGRIRQILNNLVGNAIKFTEKGEVAVYYSVQQETELRSTVLIEVTDTGMGLNAEQQARLFERFSQADGSTTRKHGGTGLGLAISKQLVELMGGEIGIKSIEGKGSTFWFTLDLENAEPADIEHAEADLSGQKILVVDDNLTNRELLGHLLTHWQVEHTLVSRARDALESLSTAVAQKQPYSIAIIDMQMPGMDGAHLGAMIKSTPDLANTHLMMLTSQGQRGDGKKFKDAGFSAYLNKPVDQSILQNSLMQVAGLTSDDAPLLTAYSTRKKPQFKVRALIVEDNVINQIVAQSLLEQFGIRADVAANGEEALVALENLPYDLVFMDCQMPVMDGFEASRCIRDPQSKVLNRDIPIVAMTANTMQGDRAKCLAAGMNDFISKPVETLKLQQTLELWLPKLKVHS; encoded by the coding sequence TTGACAAAAAATTTTACGTTTGGACTTCAGGCTAAAACAGCACTTTTATTAGGTGGACTGATAGCTATTGCGTTAATTTTCATCAGTTATACCAGTAGCTGGCAATCAAGAAAACTGGCTGAGACCACCGTCCTTAAATTGGAACAAAGTAAATCTAGGGTACTTAAACGGTCTATTGAAGTCGCCGTAGAAAACCAAAAGCAAAACCTACTGTCGTTACGCGATGTCCCCCCAAACCACGCAATATTAAGAGCCCTGGCCAACAATGGCGTTGATCCCGTTAGTGGCGATACATTGGAAGAATGGCGTCAACGGCTGACTGTGATTTTATTAGCGTCTGTGACTAATCATTCAGAATTTCAGCAAATACGTTTTATCAATGTTAAGGGTGATGAACTGGTAAGAGTTCAGCGCTCAGCTGATGGTAAAATAAGTGTTGTCCCAGAGAATGAGTTGCAGAATAAGTCTGACTCTCTTTATATTAAAGAAACAATCAAATTGAAAGCCGGAGAAACTTACTATTCAGATGTCAATTTGAACCGAGAGCATGGCGCCATTCAGGTACCTCATCTTTCGGTGTTGAGAATAGCGACTCCTATTTACGATGCACAAGGAGTAGTTTCTGCAGTGATGGTATTAAATTTATCTACTGAACAGCTGTTTCAAGAAATTATTTCTCAAACCAATGGTGTACAGCGAGCAATAGTTGATGATAAAGGTTTCTTTATTAAAGCCGCTGATAACGTTAGAACCTTCGGATTCGACTTGGGTATTGACGATAAATTAAGTATCGAAGAGCCGTTTATGGCTGAAACCATACTCAGTCAAGATTCATTCATACGCTACGATAAAAACGATAAAGAGCTGGAGGGATTTGAGAAAATATTTTTCGTACCTCAAGATCATAATCGTTACTGGGTATTAACCTTCCATATTCCGGAAAATCTGGTTTTTTCTGATATAAGCACTTCTTTACGACAGACATTGATCGTCAGTTTACTGGTGGGCGTTTTAGCGATTGGATTGATTGTCTGGTTTGTATCACGAAAAATATTGACCCCTATCGTGACGATGGCGCAGGTTTGCGAACGTTTTAAGGCTGGTGATTTGACTGTGAGACTTGATACTGATTCAGTTAGCGATGAAATGCTTACTCTGTATCAAACTATTAATACATTTGTTGAAAATCAACAACAGGCAACCATCCTATTAAATGATGAAGTTAATGCGCAAACCAAACGACTTTCTGCCGTCATTGATAACATAGTGGATGGTATTATTACCATTAATGAGCACGGTAATATTGAGTCATTTAACCCCGCAGCAAGTAGAATTTTTGGTTATGACGAACAGGATGTGATTGGCCAAAATGTTAAAATCTTAATGCCTGAGCCGTATCATAGCGAACATGACGATTATCTGAGTCACCATATCAAAACCGGTGAAAAAAAGCTGATAGGACGCGAGCGTGTGGTTATTGGTCAACGCAAAGATGGCTCAACCTTTCCAATGGAATTAGGGGTTAGCGAACTGACTATCAATAATGCCAAGCATTTTGTTGGTATTACTCGAGACGTCACCGAGCGACATCAAGCTAAAGAAGAACTGAACAAGGCCATACTCATTGCCGAACAAGCCAGTTTAGCCAAGAGTGAATTTCTCGCCAACATGAGTCATGAGATACGTACACCCATGAATGGGGTGTTAGGCATGACTAATCTATTACTCGACACCGAATTAAATGCAGAACAATATAACTTTGCCAAAATAGTTAAAAACAGTGCTCAATCGCTGATGACCATCATCAATGACATCCTAGATTTTTCTAAAGTAGAAGCAGGTATGTTGCAAATGGAAGCCATTGAATTTGATATGGGATCACTGATGAATGAGTTCGGTCGCAGTATCGCCGTGCGTGCTCATGAAAAAGGGCTTGAATTAATCTGCCCCGCCAATCCATTGCTACACAAGTGGTATAACGCCGATCCCGGACGTATTCGTCAAATTCTCAACAATTTAGTCGGCAACGCCATCAAGTTTACTGAAAAAGGCGAAGTCGCTGTGTATTACAGTGTGCAGCAGGAAACTGAATTACGCAGCACTGTGTTGATTGAAGTGACCGATACCGGTATGGGTTTGAACGCTGAACAACAAGCGAGGCTTTTTGAACGTTTTAGTCAAGCGGATGGAAGTACTACCCGCAAGCATGGGGGAACCGGTTTAGGGCTCGCTATCAGCAAACAATTAGTGGAGTTAATGGGCGGAGAGATCGGTATTAAAAGTATCGAAGGTAAGGGTTCAACGTTCTGGTTTACGCTTGACCTTGAAAATGCTGAACCTGCGGACATCGAACATGCGGAAGCGGACCTAAGCGGCCAAAAAATATTAGTCGTCGATGACAACCTTACCAATCGTGAATTGCTCGGACACTTGCTGACCCACTGGCAGGTTGAACATACACTCGTTAGCCGTGCCAGAGACGCACTGGAAAGTCTATCTACTGCGGTAGCACAGAAGCAACCGTACAGCATCGCGATAATTGATATGCAAATGCCAGGCATGGATGGCGCCCATTTGGGTGCCATGATCAAAAGTACGCCCGATCTGGCCAATACCCATCTGATGATGCTTACATCTCAAGGGCAACGGGGAGATGGAAAAAAATTCAAGGACGCGGGATTTAGCGCTTATCTGAATAAACCGGTCGATCAATCTATTTTGCAAAATTCACTCATGCAAGTAGCTGGGCTGACCTCAGATGATGCTCCATTGCTCACGGCATACAGTACGCGCAAAAAACCACAGTTTAAAGTTCGGGCGTTGATTGTAGAAGACAACGTAATTAACCAGATAGTAGCGCAATCTTTACTCGAACAGTTTGGCATACGAGCTGATGTGGCGGCCAACGGTGAAGAGGCTTTAGTCGCACTTGAAAATCTACCCTACGATCTCGTCTTTATGGATTGTCAGATGCCAGTGATGGATGGTTTTGAAGCCAGTCGTTGCATTCGAGACCCACAATCGAAGGTATTAAACAGAGACATCCCCATTGTTGCCATGACTGCAAACACGATGCAGGGCGATCGCGCCAAGTGCCTAGCAGCTGGTATGAATGACTTTATTTCCAAGCCCGTGGAAACACTTAAACTGCAACAGACATTAGAGCTATGGTTACCTAAATTGAAAGTGCACAGTTAA
- a CDS encoding VOC family protein — protein sequence MKRVTGIGGVFFKAKDAPALRAWYKRHLGVDVQPWGGTAFSWNTEDGESTNGTTIWSVSSQADDTFSPSKASFMINYRVNDLYALVSVLKAEGCHVLDKIDDSEYGKFAWVIDPEGNKVELWEPPAGQ from the coding sequence ATGAAACGCGTTACTGGCATTGGCGGAGTTTTTTTCAAAGCAAAGGATGCGCCAGCACTACGCGCTTGGTACAAACGTCATCTAGGCGTTGATGTTCAACCGTGGGGTGGTACTGCGTTCTCTTGGAACACAGAGGATGGTGAATCTACTAATGGAACGACAATCTGGTCTGTTAGTTCACAAGCGGATGATACATTCTCACCAAGTAAGGCCTCATTTATGATTAATTACCGTGTAAACGATCTTTACGCGTTGGTTTCGGTTCTTAAAGCTGAGGGCTGTCATGTACTCGATAAGATTGATGACTCTGAGTACGGTAAGTTTGCTTGGGTTATTGACCCGGAAGGAAATAAGGTCGAGTTATGGGAACCGCCTGCGGGTCAATGA
- a CDS encoding cytochrome ubiquinol oxidase subunit I, protein MIDETFVDLSRLQFAITVLYHFLFVPLTLGMTWILVIMETVYVMTGREIYRDMTKFWGKLFGINFAIGVATGLTMEFEFGTNWSYYSHYVGDVFGAPLAIEGLMAFFLESTFVGMFFLGWDRLTRRQHLGVTFLMAVGTNLSALWILIANGWMQNPVGSEFNYQTMRMEMTSFAELVFNPVAQVKFIHTVSAGYVAASMFVLGISSYYILKGRDISFAKRSFSVASGFGLASILCVILLGDESGYEVGEVQKVKLATIEAEWHTEEAPAAFTVFGFPDSEEQVTHAAIKIPYALGIIATRSLDEQVTGINDLEINHEKRIRNGMLAYKYLEILRSGQDTPENIATFDTLKADLGYGLLLKRYTPNVVDATEAQIQQAVKDSFPQVGPMFWSFRIMVACGVAMLIVFVLAFYYNAHRVIEQKRWLLWTAVFSIPLPWIAIEFGWVVAEYGRQPWAISEILPTFLATSSLTTNDLLISIAGFVIFYTGLAIVMSWLMLRFIRLGPSSLHTNKYHFEKINQQTSDDLGAQS, encoded by the coding sequence ATGATAGATGAAACCTTTGTGGATCTATCGAGATTACAGTTCGCGATCACGGTACTGTACCATTTCCTTTTTGTCCCGTTGACGCTGGGCATGACTTGGATCCTGGTTATCATGGAGACAGTTTATGTGATGACTGGCCGTGAAATATACCGAGATATGACCAAGTTTTGGGGTAAGTTGTTCGGTATTAACTTCGCCATTGGCGTGGCTACCGGTCTTACCATGGAATTCGAATTTGGTACCAACTGGTCCTATTACTCTCACTATGTTGGTGATGTGTTTGGTGCGCCGCTAGCGATAGAAGGTCTGATGGCGTTCTTCCTTGAGTCTACGTTTGTGGGCATGTTCTTTTTAGGTTGGGATCGACTCACCCGCAGACAACATTTAGGCGTAACCTTTTTGATGGCGGTGGGGACTAACTTATCGGCATTATGGATTTTGATTGCCAATGGTTGGATGCAAAACCCAGTGGGATCAGAGTTTAATTATCAAACCATGCGTATGGAAATGACCAGTTTCGCAGAATTGGTGTTTAACCCAGTTGCTCAAGTTAAGTTTATTCATACCGTATCAGCCGGTTACGTTGCCGCATCTATGTTCGTGCTGGGTATCAGCAGCTATTACATTTTAAAAGGGCGTGATATTTCGTTTGCGAAACGTTCATTCTCTGTCGCCAGTGGATTCGGTTTAGCGTCAATATTATGTGTTATTTTGCTCGGTGATGAATCAGGTTACGAAGTTGGCGAAGTACAAAAAGTGAAACTTGCGACCATTGAGGCTGAGTGGCATACCGAAGAAGCGCCTGCTGCGTTCACGGTATTTGGCTTCCCAGATTCAGAAGAACAAGTGACACACGCTGCAATCAAAATACCCTATGCGTTGGGCATTATCGCTACCCGTTCTTTAGACGAACAAGTTACCGGTATTAATGATTTAGAAATCAATCATGAAAAGCGCATTCGTAATGGTATGTTGGCGTATAAATATTTAGAGATACTCAGAAGTGGTCAAGACACACCAGAAAATATTGCTACCTTTGATACGTTAAAAGCGGATTTAGGGTATGGCTTACTGCTTAAGCGTTATACCCCCAATGTTGTGGATGCCACCGAAGCGCAAATTCAACAAGCAGTAAAAGACTCGTTTCCACAAGTAGGGCCGATGTTTTGGTCGTTTAGGATTATGGTGGCCTGTGGTGTGGCTATGCTTATCGTATTTGTATTGGCGTTCTACTATAACGCACATCGCGTTATCGAACAGAAGCGCTGGTTGTTATGGACCGCGGTATTCAGTATTCCTTTGCCTTGGATAGCCATCGAATTTGGCTGGGTAGTGGCAGAGTATGGAAGACAGCCTTGGGCAATATCAGAAATCTTACCCACCTTCTTAGCGACTTCGTCACTGACCACTAACGATCTACTGATCAGTATCGCCGGCTTCGTTATCTTCTATACGGGCTTGGCCATTGTCATGAGTTGGTTAATGCTGCGCTTTATTCGTCTCGGGCCAAGCTCGCTGCATACGAACAAGTATCACTTTGAAAAAATTAATCAGCAAACCAGTGATGACCTAGGAGCACAATCATGA
- a CDS encoding LysE family translocator yields the protein MDLHAYFIFLTTTIIVCMSPGPAVITIASQGARHGAKKALCGVTGVASANVVYFLLSATGIASLIIASNLLFSIIKWIGVLYLLYLGLNALFSKSGGLSINKKAHSSAKGVALFSQGFIVELANPKALLYFLALLPQFIDIEKPIIGQLLIMGASCLLVDLMSYTMYAYIGQKLSNGSVKSSIVNVINKSAGGFLLFAGIKMASVSANI from the coding sequence ATGGATTTGCACGCCTACTTTATTTTTTTAACCACCACCATCATAGTGTGCATGTCTCCGGGACCTGCTGTAATCACAATTGCTTCTCAGGGGGCTCGTCACGGAGCGAAAAAAGCCCTGTGCGGGGTAACCGGTGTAGCTAGTGCGAATGTGGTGTACTTTCTGTTATCTGCCACTGGCATAGCCTCACTGATAATCGCATCTAACTTACTGTTTTCGATCATTAAGTGGATTGGAGTGCTGTATTTACTTTACTTAGGCTTAAATGCATTATTTAGTAAAAGCGGCGGGTTGAGCATTAATAAAAAGGCACACTCAAGTGCTAAAGGTGTGGCGTTATTTAGCCAAGGTTTTATCGTTGAATTGGCTAACCCAAAAGCCTTGCTGTACTTTTTGGCATTACTGCCACAGTTTATTGACATTGAAAAACCCATAATAGGGCAACTGCTAATTATGGGCGCCTCCTGTTTATTGGTCGATTTGATGTCTTACACAATGTACGCTTATATTGGCCAAAAATTGTCCAATGGTTCGGTTAAGTCGTCGATTGTAAACGTAATCAATAAATCTGCCGGAGGTTTTTTACTCTTTGCTGGCATAAAAATGGCTTCGGTCAGCGCAAATATTTAG